A stretch of the Deltaproteobacteria bacterium genome encodes the following:
- the hisA gene encoding 1-(5-phosphoribosyl)-5-[(5-phosphoribosylamino)methylideneamino]imidazole-4-carboxamide isomerase: MIIIPAIDLKEGRCVRLIQGDMNQETVYSDNPPEMAKHWESLGAELLHVVDLDGAVEGRPENLPVVQQIVRELSIPVEVGGGIRTMETIGAYLDAGAARVVIGTKAAEDPAFLAEACRKYPGRIVAGIDAKKGYVAVRGWTDTTKQRAVDLARTMEGAGVTAVIFTDIQRDGMETGPNIASTKELAEAVGIPVIASGGISGIPDIENLLKIESAGVTGAITGRAIYTGALDLAEAIALTRKGRE; the protein is encoded by the coding sequence ATGATCATAATCCCGGCCATCGACCTGAAAGAAGGGCGCTGCGTGCGTCTCATTCAGGGTGATATGAATCAGGAAACGGTCTATTCCGACAACCCGCCGGAGATGGCGAAGCACTGGGAATCCCTCGGGGCTGAGCTGCTTCACGTCGTTGATCTCGACGGCGCCGTGGAAGGACGTCCGGAAAATCTCCCGGTCGTACAACAAATCGTCAGGGAACTATCGATCCCCGTTGAGGTGGGGGGCGGGATCCGGACGATGGAGACGATCGGGGCTTATCTTGACGCCGGGGCGGCACGGGTGGTCATCGGGACGAAGGCCGCCGAGGATCCGGCGTTCCTGGCAGAGGCCTGCCGGAAATATCCGGGCAGGATCGTCGCCGGGATCGATGCCAAAAAAGGGTACGTTGCGGTTCGGGGCTGGACGGACACGACAAAGCAGCGGGCCGTCGACCTGGCCCGGACGATGGAGGGGGCCGGCGTGACCGCCGTCATCTTTACCGATATCCAGCGGGACGGCATGGAGACGGGGCCGAATATCGCATCGACGAAGGAACTGGCCGAAGCGGTCGGTATCCCCGTCATTGCCTCCGGCGGGATCTCGGGCATTCCGGATATTGAGAACCTCCTCAAGATAGAATCGGCCGGTGTAACAGGCGCCATTACGGGCCGGGCGATCTATACGGGGGCCCTCGATCTTGCCGAGGCGATCGCTCTTACCCGGAAAGGGAGGGAATAG
- the hisF gene encoding imidazole glycerol phosphate synthase subunit HisF, with the protein MLAKRIIPCLDVREGRVVKGVQFVGIRDAGDPVEVARLYDAQGADELTFLDITASHEKRGIMIDVVRRTAEEVFMPLTVGGGISSIEHIRELLNAGADKVSINTAAVRNPDFIREAAERFGSQCIVVAIDAKRVSDEPVKWEIFTHGGRRPTGIDALDWAEKMVELGSGELLVTSMDRDGTKVGYDNELNRAISERTRVPIIASGGVGELRHLYDGIIEGKADAVLAASIFHYREFTVGQVKEYLKSLGVTVRL; encoded by the coding sequence ATGCTGGCCAAACGGATCATTCCCTGCCTCGATGTGCGGGAGGGGCGGGTTGTCAAAGGGGTGCAGTTCGTCGGGATACGGGATGCCGGAGACCCCGTGGAGGTGGCCCGCCTCTATGACGCGCAGGGGGCGGACGAACTGACCTTCCTCGATATTACGGCCTCCCATGAAAAACGGGGAATCATGATCGATGTGGTCCGGCGCACCGCCGAAGAGGTCTTCATGCCTCTGACGGTCGGGGGCGGAATCTCCTCCATCGAGCATATCCGGGAACTCCTCAATGCCGGAGCGGACAAGGTTTCAATCAACACGGCCGCCGTGCGAAATCCCGATTTCATCCGGGAGGCGGCCGAACGGTTCGGCAGTCAGTGCATCGTGGTGGCCATCGATGCCAAGCGGGTCTCCGACGAGCCGGTAAAATGGGAGATCTTCACTCATGGAGGGAGAAGGCCGACCGGTATCGACGCCCTCGACTGGGCGGAGAAGATGGTCGAACTCGGTTCCGGTGAACTGCTCGTGACCAGCATGGACCGGGACGGGACGAAGGTCGGTTACGACAATGAACTGAACCGGGCGATCTCGGAGCGGACCCGCGTTCCCATCATCGCCTCGGGCGGTGTGGGGGAACTCAGGCATCTCTATGACGGCATTATCGAAGGGAAGGCCGACGCCGTCCTGGCCGCCTCGATCTTTCATTACCGGGAGTTCACCGTGGGTCAGGTCAAGGAGTACCTGAAGTCCCTGGGAGTCACGGTCCGACTGTAA
- a CDS encoding phosphoribosyl-ATP diphosphatase, which translates to MSDAEILRRIYEVLLERKKSLPDASYTASLFRQGEDAILRKVGEETLEVLLASKAGVESEIVHETADLYFHLLVLLAHHGIPLARIYAELTDRFGKRRDRDQREK; encoded by the coding sequence ATGTCCGACGCCGAAATTCTCCGGCGGATCTACGAGGTCCTGCTGGAAAGAAAAAAGAGCCTCCCCGATGCGTCCTATACGGCGTCTCTCTTCCGGCAAGGGGAGGATGCGATTCTCCGGAAGGTGGGCGAGGAGACCCTGGAGGTTCTGCTGGCCTCCAAAGCCGGTGTGGAATCCGAGATCGTTCACGAAACGGCCGACCTCTATTTTCATCTTCTGGTTCTTCTGGCCCATCACGGGATCCCGCTTGCTCGAATCTATGCGGAGCTTACGGACCGCTTCGGGAAACGGAGGGACCGGGATCAGCGGGAGAAATGA